From Cataglyphis hispanica isolate Lineage 1 chromosome 3, ULB_Chis1_1.0, whole genome shotgun sequence, a single genomic window includes:
- the LOC126848181 gene encoding LHFPL tetraspan subfamily member 6 protein-like isoform X3: MTVLCVLWATLSTVASILACSGFYLPYWIQGRLLGKADAYFSSFRRCNYPRIRAPNATPEIVYECARYSSFWDIPSAWWQASTVTMGIGVAIAVIGALTLLAAASSFLPHILKTPKHTRILGSLQLLAAMICGGLFMYPIGWDNREVRESCGKGANVYNLGKCSLSWSNHLLIGSVALLMLCFGLSFCAAQHKPTNSHTDPLRI, translated from the exons ATGACAGTGCTGTGCGTGCTGTGGGCTACTCTGTCCACCGTAGCCTCGATTCTGGCGTGCTCCGGTTTTTATTTGCCTTACTGGATTCAG GGACGACTTCTGGGAAAGGCAGACGCATACTTCAGTTCCTTTCGGCGTTGCAATTACCCGCGAATCAGGGCTCCCAACGCCACGCCCGAGATAGTTTACGAGTGCGCGAGGTACTCCAG CTTTTGGGACATACCGAGTGCCTGGTGGCAAGCGAGTACAGTCACGATGGGAATCGGCGTTGCGATTGCCGTGATCGGCGCCTTGACGCTTCTGGCAGCAGCGTCATCATTCCTCCCACACATTCTAAAAACACCGAAACACACGAGAATACTTGGCTCCTTGCAACTGCTCGCTG CGATGATATGCGGCGGTCTGTTCATGTATCCGATCGGCTGGGATAATCGGGAAGTCCGCGAATCCTGCGGGAAAGGGGCCAATGTTTACAATCTCG GGAAGTGCTCGCTGTCCTGGTCGAACCACTTACTGATTGGCTCAGTCGCGTTGCTGATGCTGTGCTTCGGCCTGAGCTTCTGCGCGGCGCAGCACAAGCCCACGAATTCGCACACGGATCCCCTGCGCATTTGA
- the LOC126848181 gene encoding LHFPL tetraspan subfamily member 6 protein-like isoform X1, which produces MTVLCVLWATLSTVASILACSGFYLPYWIQGRLLGKADAYFSSFRRCNYPRIRAPNATPEIVYECARYSSFWDIPSAWWQASTVTMGIGVAIAVIGALTLLAAASSFLPHILKTPKHTRILGSLQLLAAAMICGGLFMYPIGWDNREVRESCGKGANVYNLGKCSLSWSNHLLIGSVALLMLCFGLSFCAAQHKPTNSHTDPLRI; this is translated from the exons ATGACAGTGCTGTGCGTGCTGTGGGCTACTCTGTCCACCGTAGCCTCGATTCTGGCGTGCTCCGGTTTTTATTTGCCTTACTGGATTCAG GGACGACTTCTGGGAAAGGCAGACGCATACTTCAGTTCCTTTCGGCGTTGCAATTACCCGCGAATCAGGGCTCCCAACGCCACGCCCGAGATAGTTTACGAGTGCGCGAGGTACTCCAG CTTTTGGGACATACCGAGTGCCTGGTGGCAAGCGAGTACAGTCACGATGGGAATCGGCGTTGCGATTGCCGTGATCGGCGCCTTGACGCTTCTGGCAGCAGCGTCATCATTCCTCCCACACATTCTAAAAACACCGAAACACACGAGAATACTTGGCTCCTTGCAACTGCTCGCTG CAGCGATGATATGCGGCGGTCTGTTCATGTATCCGATCGGCTGGGATAATCGGGAAGTCCGCGAATCCTGCGGGAAAGGGGCCAATGTTTACAATCTCG GGAAGTGCTCGCTGTCCTGGTCGAACCACTTACTGATTGGCTCAGTCGCGTTGCTGATGCTGTGCTTCGGCCTGAGCTTCTGCGCGGCGCAGCACAAGCCCACGAATTCGCACACGGATCCCCTGCGCATTTGA
- the LOC126848181 gene encoding LHFPL tetraspan subfamily member 6 protein-like isoform X2, with translation MTVLCVLWATLSTVASILACSGFYLPYWIQGRLLGKADAYFSSFRRCNYPRIRAPNATPEIVYECARYSSFWDIPSAWWQASTVTMGIGVAIAVIGALTLLAAASSFLPHILKTPKHTRILGSLQLLAAAMICGGLFMYPIGWDNREVRESCGKGANVYNLVMEKRKRCNNATGVILSSCQTIITVIPFHCFGFKSSSNNSMAYG, from the exons ATGACAGTGCTGTGCGTGCTGTGGGCTACTCTGTCCACCGTAGCCTCGATTCTGGCGTGCTCCGGTTTTTATTTGCCTTACTGGATTCAG GGACGACTTCTGGGAAAGGCAGACGCATACTTCAGTTCCTTTCGGCGTTGCAATTACCCGCGAATCAGGGCTCCCAACGCCACGCCCGAGATAGTTTACGAGTGCGCGAGGTACTCCAG CTTTTGGGACATACCGAGTGCCTGGTGGCAAGCGAGTACAGTCACGATGGGAATCGGCGTTGCGATTGCCGTGATCGGCGCCTTGACGCTTCTGGCAGCAGCGTCATCATTCCTCCCACACATTCTAAAAACACCGAAACACACGAGAATACTTGGCTCCTTGCAACTGCTCGCTG CAGCGATGATATGCGGCGGTCTGTTCATGTATCCGATCGGCTGGGATAATCGGGAAGTCCGCGAATCCTGCGGGAAAGGGGCCAATGTTTACAATCTCG TAATGGAAAAGCGGAAACGATGTAATAATGCGACGGGCGTGATACTCTCCAGCTGTCAGACTATAATCACGGTTATTCCCTTCCACTGTTTTGGATTTAAATCATCATCAAATAACAGTATGGCATACGGCTGA
- the LOC126848181 gene encoding LHFPL tetraspan subfamily member 6 protein-like isoform X4 yields MTVLCVLWATLSTVASILACSGFYLPYWIQGRLLGKADAYFSSFRRCNYPRIRAPNATPEIVYECARYSSFWDIPSAWWQASTVTMGIGVAIAVIGALTLLAAASSFLPHILKTPKHTRILGSLQLLAAMICGGLFMYPIGWDNREVRESCGKGANVYNLVMEKRKRCNNATGVILSSCQTIITVIPFHCFGFKSSSNNSMAYG; encoded by the exons ATGACAGTGCTGTGCGTGCTGTGGGCTACTCTGTCCACCGTAGCCTCGATTCTGGCGTGCTCCGGTTTTTATTTGCCTTACTGGATTCAG GGACGACTTCTGGGAAAGGCAGACGCATACTTCAGTTCCTTTCGGCGTTGCAATTACCCGCGAATCAGGGCTCCCAACGCCACGCCCGAGATAGTTTACGAGTGCGCGAGGTACTCCAG CTTTTGGGACATACCGAGTGCCTGGTGGCAAGCGAGTACAGTCACGATGGGAATCGGCGTTGCGATTGCCGTGATCGGCGCCTTGACGCTTCTGGCAGCAGCGTCATCATTCCTCCCACACATTCTAAAAACACCGAAACACACGAGAATACTTGGCTCCTTGCAACTGCTCGCTG CGATGATATGCGGCGGTCTGTTCATGTATCCGATCGGCTGGGATAATCGGGAAGTCCGCGAATCCTGCGGGAAAGGGGCCAATGTTTACAATCTCG TAATGGAAAAGCGGAAACGATGTAATAATGCGACGGGCGTGATACTCTCCAGCTGTCAGACTATAATCACGGTTATTCCCTTCCACTGTTTTGGATTTAAATCATCATCAAATAACAGTATGGCATACGGCTGA